A genomic segment from Aegilops tauschii subsp. strangulata cultivar AL8/78 chromosome 1, Aet v6.0, whole genome shotgun sequence encodes:
- the LOC109764669 gene encoding probable E3 ubiquitin-protein ligase RHC2A, with translation MDSSPAASASYWCYSCDRFVRAASSPEGGGDVACPDCGGGFLEEMRRTPPAPAYLRRPRAHHANDLRLRRSRRAAAAAAASASGGGGGGDRAPFNPVIVLRRSALGAGAAGEDNNGDGDDGALAAASSFELFYDDGAGSGLRPLPESMSDFLMGSGFERLLGQLAQIEAGGLTRARETPPASKAAVESMPTVAIAASHVAADCHCAVCKEPFELGAEAREMPCAHIYHEDCILPWLQLRNSCPVCRHEMPTDTAAARSQAASAGAEEETTVGLTIWRLPGGGFAVGRFAGGRRPEERELPVVYTEMDGGFNHGGAPRRISWGSRQSRSTERSAIRRVFRNMFACFGRGHSAGSHASSSQMRPEEMTEASDHSAAFSHGSRSRSMSWRLEDGHAADTMVQR, from the coding sequence ATGGATTCGTCTCCGGCCGCGTCGGCGTCCTACTGGTGCTACAGCTGCGACCGCTTCGTGCGCGCCGCGTCGTCGCCGGAGGGGGGCGGCGACGTCGCCTGCCCGGACTGCGGCGGCGGCTTCCTCGAGGAGATGCGGCGGACCCCGCCGGCCCCCGCCTACCTCCGCCGCCCGCGCGCGCACCACGCCAACGACCTCCGCCTCCGCCGCAGCCGCCGTGCCGCTGCAGCCGCGGCCGCGTCCGCCTCTGGAGGAGGTGGCGGGGGCGACCGCGCGCCGTTCAACCCGGTCATCGTGCTGCGGCGCTCGGCGCTCGGCGCGGGGGCAGCGGGGGAAGACAacaacggcgacggcgacgacggcgcGCTCGCCGCGGCCAGCAGCTTCGAGCTCTTCTACGACGACGGGGCGGGCTCGGGCCTCCGCCCGCTGCCGGAGAGCATGTCGGACTTCCTCATGGGGTCCGGGTTCGAGCGCCTACTCGGCCAGCTGGCGCAGATCGAGGCCGGCGGGCTCACCCGGGCGCGCGAGACCCCGCCGGCGTCCAAGGCGGCCGTCGAGTCCATGCCCACCGTCGCCATCGCGGCCTCCCACGTCGCCGCCGACTGCCACTGCGCCGTCTGCAAGGAGCCCTTCGAGCTCGGCGCCGAGGCCAGGGAGATGCCCTGCGCCCACATCTACCACGAGGACTGCATCCTCCCCTGGCTGCAGCTCCGCAACTCGTGCCCCGTCTGCCGCCACGAGATGCCCACCGACACCGCCGCGGCGCGGTCGCAGGCCGCCAGCGCCGGGGCAGAGGAGGAGACCACCGTGGGCCTGACCATCTGGAGGCTGCCGGGAGGCGGGTTCGCCGTCGGGAGGTTCGCCGGCGGCAGGAGGCCCGAGGAGAGGGAGCTCCCGGTCGTTTACACGGAGATGGACGGCGGTTTCAACCACGGCGGCGCGCCGAGGAGGATCTCCTGGGGGTCGAGGCAGAGCCGGTCGACGGAGAGGAGCGCCATCAGGCGCGTCTTCCGCAATATGTTTGCCTGCTTTGGCCGCGGCCATTCGGCAGGCTCCCACGCTTCGTCCTCCCAAATGAGGCCTGAGGAGATGACCGAGGCATCGGATCATTCCGCCGCGTTCAGCCATGGCTCGAGAAGCCGGAGCATGAGCTGGAGGCTGGAAGACGGCCACGCCGCCGACACGATGGTGCAGAGATAG